In Roseofilum capinflatum BLCC-M114, the DNA window ACTGATGCACTTACTCAAGTATCAATATCAACCGGAAAAACAGACCCATAGCTGGCGCTATACTATTTACGAACACCGCGATCGCATTCACAAAGCCTTTCGAGATAGCCCCAGCTTGAAAAGCTATTTTAACCAAATTTTCGAGGGCTGTTATGCAAAAGCACGCCAACGAGCTGCCCTAGAAACCGGGATGAAGGTTGATGACTTTCCAGCACTGTGTCCCTTTTCCATCACCGAAACCCTAGATCTCGATTATTGGCCGGAAAATCAAGCCGAAGAAAACCCCAATTTTGAGTTCTAGGAGGAAGATAGATTAGATGCAGGACATTATCAGACAATTAAGAACACCACAAACGATTCGCGATCGCGCCCTAATCCTATTCAACTTAGCCCAATCTAACCAACTCTCCGGCTTTCATTGCCACCTATCCAAACTACCTGATGTTGCTGATTATGTCATTGAAGTCATCCGGAGCGAATACCCCGATCTCAACGTCCCCTTTCATTCCCGATGGCGACACTTTGAAGTTGGGGGAACCTCCCGTTTACAGCAATTTCAAGCCTCTCTCGCTGACTATTCTGCCCTAGAACAGGCTAAATCTAAACTCGATTTAGCCATCATCAGCGTCCTCCTAGATGCCGGAGCAGGAGCCAACTGGCACTATCAAGAACCCCATACCAACAGCATTTACAGCCGTTCCGAAGGATTAGCCCTTGCCAGCTTTCACAGCTTTTGTCAAGGACTATTTTCCAGCAACCCAGAGCATCCTTATCAAGTCGATAGTCTCGCCCTACAAAACCTCACCCAACCTGCCCTAGAAACCGCCTTTCAAGTTACAGCCCAAAATCCATTAATTGGCATCTCTGGACGACTGCAACTCCTGAAAAAACTGGGTCAAGTTCTCTCCAATTCCCCCCAATTTTTCCCCGGTTCTCCCCCCCGTCCGAGCGATTTAATCCATCATTGGTTAGGACAAACTGAAGTTGATCCCCCTAAATCCCGCCTTCGACTACGCTCAGGGCAAGCCTTAGAAAGGGGGACTTTCACTACTGCCCCCCTTTTTAAGCGGGGTTGGGGGGATCAAAATGTAGCCAATAAAAGCGCTAAGTTCTCTCATCAACTATCCACCGTCACCATCTTCCAAACTATTCTAGAGAGCCTCGGAGAAATTTGGCCCGGACGCTTAACCCTCGATGGCATCAATCTAGGCG includes these proteins:
- a CDS encoding URC4/urg3 family protein; this translates as MQDIIRQLRTPQTIRDRALILFNLAQSNQLSGFHCHLSKLPDVADYVIEVIRSEYPDLNVPFHSRWRHFEVGGTSRLQQFQASLADYSALEQAKSKLDLAIISVLLDAGAGANWHYQEPHTNSIYSRSEGLALASFHSFCQGLFSSNPEHPYQVDSLALQNLTQPALETAFQVTAQNPLIGISGRLQLLKKLGQVLSNSPQFFPGSPPRPSDLIHHWLGQTEVDPPKSRLRLRSGQALERGTFTTAPLFKRGWGDQNVANKSAKFSHQLSTVTIFQTILESLGEIWPGRLTLDGINLGDVWQYSALPNTGIGSQFIPFHKLSQWLTYSLLEPLQDLGLTITDLNQLTGLPEYRNGGLFLDLGVLELKDHAQLEISHKVDSELIIEWRALTLVLLDQLAEIIRKKLNLTAQEFPLVKLLQGGTWTAGRKIAAQLRPGGVPPLRIDSDGTVF
- a CDS encoding DUF29 domain-containing protein, which translates into the protein METAVDRSVLPDLYDRDYYLWLETTSQLLRDRQLDRLDLEHLAEELEDMGKSEKRAIESNLEILLMHLLKYQYQPEKQTHSWRYTIYEHRDRIHKAFRDSPSLKSYFNQIFEGCYAKARQRAALETGMKVDDFPALCPFSITETLDLDYWPENQAEENPNFEF